The Magnetospirillum sp. XM-1 genomic interval GGCCTGTTCTCGCAGATCGCCGGCGCCATGGCGGTGTCGGGGGCCAACATCGTCGACGCCAAGATCATCACCCTGGCCAACGGCATGGCGCTGGACACCTTCTGCATCCAGGATTCCGACGGCGGCGCCTTCGACAGCCCGGCCAAGCTGGCCAAGCTGGCCACCTGCGTCGAGCAGGTGCTGTCGGGCCGCACCCGCCTCGACCGCGAGCTGGCGGCCCGGAAAGGCAAGCTGCCCAGCCGCGCCCACGTCTTCAAGGTGCCGCCCCGCGTGCTGGTGGACAATAAGCCGTCGCGGTCCCACACCGTGGTCGAGGTCAACGGCCGCGACCGGCCGGGCCTGCTCTACGACATCACCAACGCCATGACCAATGTGGGGCTGCAGATCTCGTCAGCCCACATCTCCACCTATGGCGAGCGGGTGGTGGACGTGTTCTACGTCAAGGACGTGTTCGGCCATAAGATCGAACATGGCCGCAAGCTCGACCAGATCAAGGCGGCCCTGCTGGCCGCCCTGGAAGACCCGGCGGCGAAGACCGAGGCCAAGGCGGCGGGCGGAACCAAGGCGGCGGAATGACCGCCGCCTTGTATTTCTCCTGCCCTCAAGCGCCGGGCGCCCCACCTCCGTGGGGCTTGGCTCCCGCGGCATAAGCCGCGCGGCCCCTTGGGCCTAACCCGGTCTCATGACGAGACCGGGTCTCCACTTCAATCGGGCTCCATCATCCCGGTCTCGGCGGCGAAGGCCAGGTCCTTCTCCTCGTCGGCGCCGTGCTGGGCGCTGCGCACCACCAGGCTCATGGCGATGGCGGCGATGACGCCGGGAACGGCGAAGGCCATGAAGTTCTGCATCAAGGGCAGCTTCCAGGCCAGCAGCGTGCCGCCCAGGACGGGGCCCAGGATGGCGCCGCTGCGCCCCACGCCCGACGCCCAGCCGATGCCGGTGGAGCGGATGGCCATGGGATAGAACTGCGCCACATAGGCGTAGAGCAGGATCTGGGTGCCGATGGTGGTGGCCCCGGCCACCGCCACCAGGACGTAGAGCACCGCGGTCGGGCTCTTCACCCCCAGCAGGCTGATGGAGATGGCGGCGATCACGAAGAACGCCACCAGGACGCGCTTCAGGTTCATGCGGTCGGCGATATGCCCGCCGCCCACCGCCCCGAAGATGGCGCCGAAATTCAGCACCAGCAGGAAGCTCAAGCTCGACCCCAAGCCATAGCCGGCGGTGGTCATCAGCTTGGGCAGCCAGGAGCCCAGCGCGTAGACCATCAAGAGGCACATGAAGAAGGCGATCCAGAACATCACCGTGCTCACCCCCCGTCCACCGGCGAACAGGGCGGGCAGCGAGGCCTGATTGGTGGCGCCGGTGGGAAACGAGATCTCGTCGCCGGGCTGCGGCTTGTAGGAGGGCTCCAGGCGGGCCAGCTTGTCGGCGGCCTCCGCCGTGCGGCCGGCCTTGATCAGAAAGCCGATGGATTCGGGCAGCAGGAGCAGGATCACCGGCAGCAGCAGCAGCGGAACCGCCGCCACGAAGAACACCGCCGACCAGCCGTAGACGGGGATCAGCGTCATCCCCAGCCCGGCCGACAGCATGCCACCCACCGAATAGCCGGAGAACATCACCGCCACCAGGGTGCTGCGCAGCCGCTTGGGCGCGTATTCGGTCATCAGCGCCACGGCGTTGGGCATGACGCCGCCGATGCCCAATCCCGCGATGAAGCGGCAGATTGCGAATTCGGTGGTGTCGCGGACGAAGCCGTTCAGCACGGTGAACAGGCTGAACAGCACGACGCAGACGGCGATGACCGGCTTGCGGCCGAAGCGGTCGGAGAGCGAGCCGAAGGTCAGCGCCCCGAACATCATGCCGAACAGGGCATAGGAGCCCAGCGTCCCGGCCTGGATGGGGTCCAGCTGCCATTCCTTCATCAGGACCGGCAGGACCACGCCGTAGATCACCAGATCGTAGCCGTCGAAGATAATGATCAGCGCGGTCCAGAACAGGACGTTCCAGTGGAACTTCCCGAACTTCGCCTCGTCGATCAGCTTGTGTGCATTGACCAATGCCATAAAAAACGTTCCTCCACGCAAAACGAATCAAGACACGAACGCCAGCCCGGCGGCGAAGTCGCCGACAGGGGTGTCATGTCCAACCGATTGCTTTGTCTGATTATTTTTGGGTCACCGACCGTCGTGGGCCGGGCCTTGGGGCCACCTTAGACGAAAGGATGGGCCTTTGTGAAGCGGGTTAAACCCCCGCCAGCTCCCGCACCGTCGCCCACACTACGTCCGGGGTGATCTCGGCGACGCAGGGGAAGGAATCCTGAGGCGTGGCCCGCTTGGGACAGCGCCACAGGCAGTGGTAGCACTCCATGGGCGCGTTGAGGAACCGGGCCCTGGCCGGGCGGATTTCCTCGGGGTAGGGCACGAAACAGCCGAAATGGCCGCCGCCGGCCAGCAGCACGGTGGGCGCGCCCACGCCGATGGCCAGATGGCCGGGGCCTGAATCGTTGCCCACCACGCAGGCCGCGTGCTTCATGACGTCCACCGTCTGGCCCAATTTGAGCGCGCCGATGGCGTCGATCAGGCCGGGATGGGCCAGTTCGGCCAGAGCGGGCTTGGCATGGGCCTCCTGCGGGCCGCCGACGAACACCACCCGCAGCCCCGCTTCCAGGGCTCGTTTCGTAACGTTAATGAAATTCTCCAGCGGCCAGCGCCGCCCCGGCTCGTTGGAGCCGATGAACATCACCACGTAAGGCGCGCCGGGGGGAAGCGCCGGCTCACGCTCCGGCCAGGGAATGGTGGGCGGCTCAGGCTTCATGCGGGTGCCGGAAAGCGCCTGCAGGAAGGTGAAATGGCGCAAGCCCTCGTGGGTGGGATAGGGGCCGGTGTCGATCACCCTGGTGGCGCGGCCCAAATACCAGGCGTATTCCGCCTTGGTGCGCTCGGTGATGAAGGGGGTGCAGACGATGCGCTCAGGTGCCCGGCTGGCCCAGACCAGGGTGTCGGCGGTCAGCGTCTTGCGCATGAACATGTCGCACAGCGCGGTGTGGAAGCCCTGGCGGCGGATCCACAGCGCGATCTTCAGGCGGTAGAGCCACTTCTTCTCGAAGGCGTGCTCGTCGATGGTCACCACCCGGAAACCGGCGAACACCTCGTCAATGACCGCCTTCCACGAATGGCAGCCCAGCACGGTGATCTCGGATTTGGGCAGCCCCAGGATGTCGGGGTAATGCTCGAGCGCGGCGCGGAACATCACCATGTCGCCGATGCCGTCCATGCGCACCACCACCGCGCCCTTGCGGGTCTTCGGGCTGGGCCACAGGGCGACGATGGCGTCGATGGGACGGAACATCCACCAGCGCCGGCGCATGCCGCGCGGAAACAAAGTCGACAGCAGGCCCATGGATCAGAACACGCCCCGCGCCACCGAATCGCGGACGAAGGCCAGCACCTGATCGGTGTCGATGGCGTTGACGCACTTGTACATGCCGTCTTCCAGCGGGAACTTGCAGCGCCCCAGGCAGCCCTGGCATTCCATGGGGATGTAGACGAACTGCACGTTGTCGGGCACCACCCGCTCGTCATAGGGCACGCCGGCCCCCACATAGGCGGCGCTGGCCAGACACAAGGTGGGCGCGCCCAACAGCACGGCCAAATGCAGGCCGGCGGTATCGACGCCGATCACCAGCTTGGACCCCAACAGGATGGAGGCCAGCCTCTCGAAGCCCGAGGTTTCCATCCTGACGTTGGGCTGGGTCAGCAGCGCCATGTAATCGGGATTCTTGTCGAAATCGTTCTTGTGCCCGGCCACCAGCACCTGCCAGTTGGAGGGCACCAGATCGGCCAGCTGCCGCCAGGTCTCGGCCGGCAGCATGCGCTGCTTCACGCCCGAGAAGGGCAGCAGCACGATGGTGGGAGCGGGCAGCGCCTCGGCATTGGGCAGCTGGCTGTCTTCCAGCAGGGCCAGGACCGGCGGCTGGCGGTCGTCCAGCACCTCGTCGGCGAAGCGCGACCAGCGGACGATCTTGTCCTGGCGCACGGGGCCGGAATCGAACAGCAGGTCGAAGACCTTCTCGCTCTCCTCCAGGCGCTGGTGGAAGTTGCGCTTGAAGGGCGGCGGCACCATGCCCGCCGTCTCGGCCGGATCGGCGGTGATGATCAGCGCCTCGTCCTGGTCGTGCTCGCGCACGTAGTCCAGCGAGACGATCAGCCGGTAATGCTGGGTAAACAGGTCGGTGAAGGTACTCCAGCGGTACTCGACTTCGTCTAAGCGGCGGAAATCCACCTTGCGCAGCTTCAGCGTGCGGGGAAACAGGAAGGACATGCCGGCGGCGTCCGAGCGGCACAGCAGGGTGACGCTCTCGTCCAGCTTGGCCAGGCGCATGAAGCGGGGCAGCACGGCGGACAGGAACACCATTTCGGCCGGCCCGCGCGAGCTGACCAGCAGCACGCCTTCGGCCCGCTTCCGGCGCTTTTTCCACCGGAGCAGGAGTCTCAAGACCGGATCAAGCAGGGCGGCAATCTTCATGAACCTCCCTCCACCATTCTGGCAATGTCCGCCAAAATCGCGTCGGAGTCGAGAGCCGCCACGCAGGGAAACATGGAATTGACGGCGGGAAAGCGGCAATCGCCCAGGCAACCGGCGCATTCCATGGGCTGGAACAACACCTTCAGGTTGCCGGGCATGACCTCATCGGCATAGGGCACGATCTCGCCGACGAAGCCGGCCGAGGCCAGGCACAGGGTGGGAACCCCCAGCGCGGCGGCCAGATGCATGCAGGCGGTGTCCACCGAAACCACCAGCCTGGCGCCGCGCATGATGCCGGCCAACTCGGAGAACGGCGCCGGCTCGAACGAGACGTTGGGAAGCTCCAGCAGCGGGCGGTAATCGGGGTTCTTGTCCAGATCACTGGGATGGCCGGCGATGCGCATGCTCCAGCCGGTGGGCAGGGCGGCGGCGATGCGGGCGTAAAGCTCGGGCGGGCTCTGCTTTTCTTTGACCGCCGAGAACGGCTGGGCGATCAGGGTGGGGCCGGGCAGCGCGACGGGGGCCGGCATGCGCTCGGGCGGCAGCTCGACGCGGGGCGGCGGCTGCTCGACACCGGTCAGTTCGCAAGCGAAACGGGACCAGCGCACCACCTTGTCCTGCAGCGCCGCCCCCGAATCGACGATGTGGCCCCAGCGCTTTTCATTGGCGTCGAGCCGGGCCTGGTACTTGGCCCAGGGCCGGGCGCGCATGGCGGCGGTCTCGGGCGATTCGCAGGCGAAGGCCAGGGCCTCGTCCAGATCGGGATGGCGCTTGTAGTCGGTGGAGACCACCAGGCGGTAATGGGTGCGATAAAGGTCGTCGAAGACCTCCCCGCGATAGGCCGCATCCTTGCCCAGCCGGCCGAAATCCACCTTGATCACCCGGATCTCGGGCGGAAGGAGGAAGGCCATCTTGGCCCCGTCGGCGCGCAGCAGCACGCTCACCGTCTCGCCCGGCCGCGCCAGGCATGAGAAACGGGCCACGACCAGGGCGAACAGCACGGTGTCGCCCAGGCCGCCCGCCGACAGCAGCAGCACGCCCGAGGCGGCGCCCGGCCGGGGCGGCCGGGGCCTTACGCGGCGGAGCGCGTCACGGACCAGACGGCCGAGCTTCAAGGCGACGCCTCCTCAATACGGAGCGTAGGACTTTTCCTCGATCAGCGCCGAGCCCAGCAGGTCGTTGACCTTGCGCTTGGAGGCCGCCCGCTCGTCGTTGGTGAAATAGACGGCGCGGGCCAGTTCGACGAATTTCGGCCCGAAATCCTTGGCGCGCTCGCAATCGCGGATGTCGTCCTCGATCACCCACAGCTTCTCGTTGATGGCCTTGAGCTCGGCCGACAACGCCGCCAGACCGGCATGCCTGGGGAATTCCCGCTCGCGCACCGCCACCAGTTCGTCCAGCTCCTTGGTGACGTTGGCGATCTTGGCGGCGTCGGTCAGACGCTCGGCCTTGATCTCGAGAATGGTGATCTTGTCGATGATCTCGCCCCAGGACTGGGGCACCAGAACGGACATGGCAAACCTTCAGCTAGCCGGAAACCGAGCCGGTCTTAGCAGATTTGCCGGATCAGCGCATCTCGATCCTGACCAGGCCGGGAAGATCGGCGTAATCCACCAGGATGCGCTTGACCCGATCCTGCCACAGCGTCGCGAAGCGGGCATGGTCCTCCGGGTCGCGGCTGCCGGCCAGCACACGCTGCAGGCGTTCGCGCATCTCGGGGTCGGCAGGCACCAGTTCGGGGTGGTAGCTGGCCACCGCCGTCTGGCCGTCGTCCAGACGGCGCAGCGCCAGTTCGGCGCCGATATTGGCGGAAAAGCGCTGCAGGTCATTGCGCCCGAAGCGGCCGGCGATGCCTTTGAATCCACCCGGGCCGGCGGCGCCGGTGATCAGGCCGGCCACTCCGGCCATCACGCCGGTAACGCCTTCGTCCTGGGCGTCGTCCATCAGCACCTGGACGGCGCCGCGCTCGGGCATGCCGTCGGGCCACAGGGCGCGCAACGCCCGGATGGTCATCAGCCAGGCGCCGGCCACGGTGGGGCAGGAATGACCGGCCAGACGCACCGCGTCCTCGTAGCGATAGGTGATCATTCCGTCAGTGGGCGCGCCCAGAAAGGCGGCCAGGGGGTCCTTCAGGGTGATGGCGGGGGCGTCGGCGAAAAAGGCGGGGAACGGCATGGCGATTTCCTGGGCGGCGGGGCTGGGTCGGCGGGGGCTTCGCACTGTGCCCGCCGCGGGGGGCC includes:
- a CDS encoding aromatic acid/H+ symport family MFS transporter, which produces MALVNAHKLIDEAKFGKFHWNVLFWTALIIIFDGYDLVIYGVVLPVLMKEWQLDPIQAGTLGSYALFGMMFGALTFGSLSDRFGRKPVIAVCVVLFSLFTVLNGFVRDTTEFAICRFIAGLGIGGVMPNAVALMTEYAPKRLRSTLVAVMFSGYSVGGMLSAGLGMTLIPVYGWSAVFFVAAVPLLLLPVILLLLPESIGFLIKAGRTAEAADKLARLEPSYKPQPGDEISFPTGATNQASLPALFAGGRGVSTVMFWIAFFMCLLMVYALGSWLPKLMTTAGYGLGSSLSFLLVLNFGAIFGAVGGGHIADRMNLKRVLVAFFVIAAISISLLGVKSPTAVLYVLVAVAGATTIGTQILLYAYVAQFYPMAIRSTGIGWASGVGRSGAILGPVLGGTLLAWKLPLMQNFMAFAVPGVIAAIAMSLVVRSAQHGADEEKDLAFAAETGMMEPD
- a CDS encoding glycosyltransferase family 9 protein, encoding MGLLSTLFPRGMRRRWWMFRPIDAIVALWPSPKTRKGAVVVRMDGIGDMVMFRAALEHYPDILGLPKSEITVLGCHSWKAVIDEVFAGFRVVTIDEHAFEKKWLYRLKIALWIRRQGFHTALCDMFMRKTLTADTLVWASRAPERIVCTPFITERTKAEYAWYLGRATRVIDTGPYPTHEGLRHFTFLQALSGTRMKPEPPTIPWPEREPALPPGAPYVVMFIGSNEPGRRWPLENFINVTKRALEAGLRVVFVGGPQEAHAKPALAELAHPGLIDAIGALKLGQTVDVMKHAACVVGNDSGPGHLAIGVGAPTVLLAGGGHFGCFVPYPEEIRPARARFLNAPMECYHCLWRCPKRATPQDSFPCVAEITPDVVWATVRELAGV
- a CDS encoding glycosyltransferase family 9 protein; this translates as MKIAALLDPVLRLLLRWKKRRKRAEGVLLVSSRGPAEMVFLSAVLPRFMRLAKLDESVTLLCRSDAAGMSFLFPRTLKLRKVDFRRLDEVEYRWSTFTDLFTQHYRLIVSLDYVREHDQDEALIITADPAETAGMVPPPFKRNFHQRLEESEKVFDLLFDSGPVRQDKIVRWSRFADEVLDDRQPPVLALLEDSQLPNAEALPAPTIVLLPFSGVKQRMLPAETWRQLADLVPSNWQVLVAGHKNDFDKNPDYMALLTQPNVRMETSGFERLASILLGSKLVIGVDTAGLHLAVLLGAPTLCLASAAYVGAGVPYDERVVPDNVQFVYIPMECQGCLGRCKFPLEDGMYKCVNAIDTDQVLAFVRDSVARGVF
- a CDS encoding glycosyltransferase family 9 protein encodes the protein MKLGRLVRDALRRVRPRPPRPGAASGVLLLSAGGLGDTVLFALVVARFSCLARPGETVSVLLRADGAKMAFLLPPEIRVIKVDFGRLGKDAAYRGEVFDDLYRTHYRLVVSTDYKRHPDLDEALAFACESPETAAMRARPWAKYQARLDANEKRWGHIVDSGAALQDKVVRWSRFACELTGVEQPPPRVELPPERMPAPVALPGPTLIAQPFSAVKEKQSPPELYARIAAALPTGWSMRIAGHPSDLDKNPDYRPLLELPNVSFEPAPFSELAGIMRGARLVVSVDTACMHLAAALGVPTLCLASAGFVGEIVPYADEVMPGNLKVLFQPMECAGCLGDCRFPAVNSMFPCVAALDSDAILADIARMVEGGS
- a CDS encoding DUF6165 family protein, which codes for MSVLVPQSWGEIIDKITILEIKAERLTDAAKIANVTKELDELVAVREREFPRHAGLAALSAELKAINEKLWVIEDDIRDCERAKDFGPKFVELARAVYFTNDERAASKRKVNDLLGSALIEEKSYAPY